In candidate division KSB1 bacterium, the following proteins share a genomic window:
- a CDS encoding M23 family metallopeptidase, with protein sequence MARVLIFLALALSADATAPERLWPLPFGRTLTGGFADSRPEHFHGGVDLRTGPEHRPVVAPTDGFIERIAVAPSGYGRALYFRMADARTAVFGHLNEFVAPLETLMRDSQLVRENYRVDFATDSISAAVQFRRGDVIAYTGDSGAGPAHLHFEIREGAVQIDPLQFYEPRDSQPPVITGLSWIGLGDYDPLAAGLKLTLTKVRSGRWRAPAITAAEPVALFVRCYDPGPWGRNAVPSEIRLRVNGEQVYSVACGSIDLLGAKDIYDRLVYAERLHRDTDVRRLFCSPPPAQWNSDGSCEGWLHDLRDAQVEVEVVDRAGNTTTVSLRLTSGLAAAIDATTLPDRFSAGPFSLLTAQDACAAWAKLTLSGADQVRISPTELAFGDRLELHYDLAPGETVQGRYFYEQKGDGSKRPLWRIPGRTAGMSCYVMKAGTYGIGLDGTPPVARCTAHRGSIYVGLTDEASGIDDGTVRCRVDGEPAIVEFDFEARGGPIWTPHILRNGPHRIELSAGDRAGNEQSWVFDVAIP encoded by the coding sequence GTGGCGAGAGTACTGATCTTCCTCGCGCTCGCCTTGTCGGCAGACGCAACTGCGCCGGAGCGGCTCTGGCCGTTGCCGTTTGGTCGGACGCTGACCGGAGGATTCGCCGACAGCCGACCCGAACATTTCCACGGCGGCGTGGACCTGCGAACCGGTCCCGAACATCGGCCGGTCGTCGCGCCGACCGATGGCTTCATTGAGCGGATCGCGGTTGCTCCGAGTGGGTATGGTCGCGCGCTCTATTTTCGCATGGCGGACGCGCGCACGGCGGTCTTCGGGCACTTGAACGAATTTGTCGCGCCACTCGAAACGCTGATGCGCGACTCGCAATTGGTCCGCGAGAACTATCGGGTGGATTTCGCGACGGACTCGATCTCCGCGGCCGTGCAATTTCGGCGCGGCGATGTCATCGCGTACACCGGTGACAGTGGCGCCGGGCCTGCACACTTGCATTTCGAGATTCGCGAAGGAGCCGTGCAGATTGATCCGCTGCAATTCTATGAGCCGCGCGACTCGCAACCGCCGGTGATCACCGGGTTGTCGTGGATCGGGCTTGGTGATTATGACCCGCTGGCGGCAGGTCTCAAGCTGACGCTGACTAAGGTGCGAAGCGGACGATGGCGCGCGCCGGCTATCACGGCTGCCGAGCCTGTTGCGCTGTTCGTCCGGTGCTATGATCCCGGTCCCTGGGGTCGCAATGCCGTGCCGTCGGAGATTCGACTGCGCGTGAACGGCGAGCAAGTGTACTCCGTAGCCTGCGGTAGCATCGACCTGCTCGGCGCAAAGGACATCTACGACCGACTCGTTTACGCCGAACGGCTGCATCGTGATACGGATGTGCGTCGGCTGTTTTGCAGTCCGCCGCCGGCCCAATGGAACTCGGACGGTTCGTGCGAGGGCTGGCTGCATGACTTGCGAGATGCTCAAGTTGAGGTAGAAGTCGTGGACCGCGCCGGCAATACGACCACCGTCTCGTTGAGACTGACCTCGGGTCTTGCCGCGGCCATCGACGCCACGACGTTACCCGACCGCTTCAGTGCCGGACCGTTCTCGTTGCTGACCGCGCAGGACGCATGCGCCGCGTGGGCGAAACTGACGCTGTCGGGAGCCGATCAGGTACGAATATCACCTACCGAGCTCGCGTTCGGCGATCGACTCGAATTGCACTACGATCTTGCGCCGGGGGAGACCGTTCAAGGCAGGTACTTCTACGAGCAGAAGGGCGATGGGTCCAAACGCCCGCTGTGGAGGATCCCGGGTCGCACGGCTGGGATGTCCTGTTACGTCATGAAAGCCGGGACTTACGGAATCGGTCTGGATGGGACGCCGCCCGTTGCCCGCTGTACCGCTCATCGCGGGTCAATTTATGTCGGATTGACGGATGAGGCGTCGGGGATCGATGATGGCACCGTGCGTTGCCGCGTGGATGGCGAACCGGCCATCGTGGAGTTCGATTTCGAAGCGCGCGGTGGACCGATTTGGACTCCGCACATCCTGCGCAACGGACCGCATCGCATCGAGCTTTCCGCGGGGGATCGCGCCGGCAATGAGCAGAGTTGGGTATTCGATGTGGCGATTCCTTAG
- a CDS encoding rhomboid family intramembrane serine protease — translation MIPIRDENPTRRLPVITIGLIAANVIAGIWSFTLPSSMYEALVYQFGTVPLLMTRAFNLLPQFPERWLSLVSSMFLHGGLMHLGGNMLYLWIFGNNVEDHLGHLKFLLFYLAAGVIAALAHYAGDITSTVPMIGASGAISGVLGAYLILYPQARVVTMVWFFFFLRFVPIPAYIVLGVWFLMQLTNLLGGGGGGVAWWAHIGGFIAGMLLIWSFAETRNRRRRLITF, via the coding sequence GTGATTCCGATTCGTGACGAGAATCCGACGCGTCGCTTGCCGGTGATCACGATCGGCTTAATTGCCGCGAACGTGATCGCGGGGATCTGGTCGTTCACATTGCCGTCGTCGATGTATGAGGCGTTGGTCTATCAGTTCGGCACCGTGCCGCTCTTGATGACGCGGGCGTTCAATCTGCTTCCGCAATTCCCCGAGCGCTGGCTCAGCCTGGTGTCGAGCATGTTCCTGCATGGCGGGCTGATGCATCTCGGCGGAAACATGCTCTACCTGTGGATCTTCGGCAACAATGTCGAAGATCATCTCGGCCATCTCAAGTTCCTGCTGTTCTATCTGGCCGCTGGAGTGATTGCCGCGCTCGCGCACTATGCGGGCGACATCACTTCGACGGTGCCGATGATCGGAGCGTCCGGCGCCATCAGTGGCGTGCTGGGCGCCTACCTGATCCTCTATCCGCAGGCGCGCGTGGTGACGATGGTCTGGTTCTTCTTCTTCCTACGATTTGTCCCGATTCCGGCCTACATTGTGCTCGGCGTCTGGTTCCTGATGCAGCTAACCAATCTGCTCGGCGGCGGCGGCGGTGGGGTCGCCTGGTGGGCGCACATCGGCGGGTTCATCGCCGGAATGCTGCTGATTTGGTCATTTGCGGAAACGAGGAACCGCCGCCGTCGCCTGATTACCTTCTAA
- a CDS encoding valine--tRNA ligase, producing MPKLQLEKAYSPQQVEQRLYREWESRGYFTAPVREGRSPYVIMMPPPNVTGRLTIGHVLNNTIQDVLIRWHRMLGEDTLWLPGMDHAGLATQVKVEAELAKEGLTRHDLGREQMIQRINDWKEHHGGIILRQLRRIGVSCDWSRERFTLDPSLSRAVLTIFVRLYEKGLVYRGKRIVNWDPVGHTALSDEQVEMRPVSSSLWHFKYPLSDGSGHLVVATTRPETMLGDTAVAIHPEDDRYRQLRGKTVRLPIVGREIPIVFDDYVDREFGTGCVKVTPAHDPNDFEIAMRHHLEFVIVIGPDGKLTNAAPAEFQGMTREAARKLVVERLQELDALEKIEPYTHAVGHNERTGTIIEPLLSEQWFVKMQSLAEPAIRSVREGRVNFHPKHWEKTFFHWMENVRDWCISRQVWYGHRIPIWTVQETGEVICAVDDPSRDPRFAGQTLVQDPDVLDTWFSSWLWTFSTLGWPEATADLQRFHPTSVLVTAPEIIFLWVARMMMASEEVFGVEPFRDVYFTGIVRDPKGRKMSKSLGNSPDPIDVIDEFGADALRFTMVSLTPHGGDIRFGAELCENGRNFANKIWNATRFLLMNLPEEGDGFEFERIDERGKLPDSLIDRWITSAFFSAVNDVTASLADMRFSDATKRLYAFIWNDFCDWYLELVKTRLQSANAEEKRAVLQHALAILEGALRLLHPLMPFITEEIYQTLIQLSPNSLSQPTILYAPFPRVRKDAIDSAVEAEFVLLQEVVSALRTIRGELGVQSNRKITVGLTGGSDQQLDFLAGYSAFVQKLTGAEQLVIRAPKPKGSASSVVQGIEVYVPLGGLIDPVVERARLSKEFDRLGKLIAGADGRLANPQFVASAKPEIVDAERQKLADLRDAREKVARFLTEIEAMGGHS from the coding sequence ATGCCGAAGCTGCAGCTCGAGAAAGCATACTCACCGCAACAGGTCGAACAACGTCTCTACCGGGAATGGGAATCCCGCGGCTATTTCACCGCGCCGGTACGTGAGGGCCGCTCACCGTATGTGATCATGATGCCGCCACCGAATGTGACCGGACGGCTCACCATCGGTCATGTGCTCAACAACACCATACAGGACGTCCTGATTCGCTGGCATCGGATGCTCGGCGAGGACACACTCTGGCTGCCCGGCATGGACCATGCGGGACTGGCGACGCAAGTAAAGGTTGAGGCGGAACTCGCGAAAGAGGGGCTGACTCGACACGACCTGGGCCGCGAGCAGATGATCCAGCGGATCAACGACTGGAAAGAACACCATGGCGGCATCATCCTCCGGCAGCTGCGACGCATAGGCGTATCTTGCGACTGGTCACGGGAGCGATTCACGCTGGATCCCAGTCTGTCGCGCGCGGTGCTGACCATCTTCGTTCGCTTGTACGAGAAGGGCCTGGTCTATCGCGGGAAACGCATCGTGAATTGGGATCCGGTCGGACACACCGCACTCTCCGACGAACAGGTGGAGATGCGACCGGTTTCGTCGTCGCTCTGGCATTTCAAGTACCCGCTAAGCGACGGTTCCGGTCACCTCGTCGTAGCGACCACACGTCCGGAGACGATGCTCGGCGATACGGCCGTGGCGATTCATCCGGAAGACGATCGCTATCGTCAGCTGCGCGGCAAGACCGTGCGGTTACCGATTGTGGGACGTGAGATCCCGATTGTGTTTGATGACTATGTCGATCGCGAGTTCGGGACCGGCTGCGTGAAGGTCACGCCGGCGCACGACCCGAACGACTTCGAGATCGCGATGCGGCACCATCTCGAATTCGTCATCGTGATCGGTCCGGATGGCAAGCTGACCAATGCCGCGCCCGCCGAATTCCAGGGCATGACGCGCGAAGCCGCGCGAAAACTCGTCGTCGAGCGGTTGCAGGAATTGGATGCGCTGGAGAAGATTGAGCCGTACACCCATGCGGTGGGTCACAACGAGCGGACGGGCACGATTATCGAGCCGCTCTTGTCCGAACAGTGGTTTGTGAAGATGCAGTCGCTGGCGGAACCGGCGATTCGGTCCGTGCGTGAGGGACGGGTTAACTTTCACCCCAAACATTGGGAGAAGACATTCTTCCATTGGATGGAGAACGTCCGCGACTGGTGTATCTCGCGGCAAGTGTGGTACGGCCATCGCATCCCGATCTGGACGGTGCAGGAAACCGGCGAGGTGATCTGCGCCGTCGATGATCCGTCTCGCGATCCGAGATTCGCCGGCCAGACCCTCGTTCAGGATCCCGACGTACTCGATACCTGGTTCTCCTCTTGGCTGTGGACGTTTTCGACGCTCGGCTGGCCCGAAGCTACCGCGGATTTGCAGAGGTTTCATCCCACGAGCGTACTCGTGACGGCGCCCGAGATCATCTTCCTTTGGGTCGCGCGCATGATGATGGCGTCCGAAGAGGTGTTCGGTGTCGAGCCGTTCCGCGATGTCTATTTCACGGGCATCGTGCGCGATCCCAAAGGCCGCAAGATGTCGAAGTCGCTGGGCAACTCGCCCGATCCGATCGACGTCATCGACGAGTTCGGGGCGGACGCATTGCGCTTCACGATGGTCTCGCTGACGCCGCATGGCGGTGATATCCGGTTCGGTGCTGAACTCTGCGAGAACGGCCGAAACTTCGCGAACAAGATCTGGAACGCGACTCGGTTCCTGCTCATGAATCTGCCGGAGGAGGGGGACGGGTTCGAGTTCGAGCGCATCGACGAACGGGGCAAGCTGCCGGACAGTCTGATTGACCGCTGGATCACGTCGGCGTTCTTCTCCGCGGTCAACGACGTAACGGCGTCGCTTGCCGACATGCGGTTTTCGGACGCGACAAAACGGCTCTATGCCTTCATCTGGAACGATTTCTGTGATTGGTACCTCGAACTGGTTAAGACCCGATTGCAGAGCGCAAATGCCGAGGAAAAACGTGCGGTGTTGCAACATGCGCTGGCGATTCTGGAAGGCGCGCTGCGGCTGTTGCATCCGCTGATGCCGTTTATTACCGAAGAGATATATCAGACGCTGATCCAGTTGTCCCCGAATTCGTTGTCGCAGCCTACCATCTTGTATGCGCCGTTTCCCCGCGTGCGTAAGGATGCCATCGACTCCGCTGTGGAGGCGGAATTCGTGCTGCTGCAGGAAGTCGTCAGTGCATTGCGCACGATTCGCGGCGAGCTGGGTGTGCAATCCAACCGCAAGATTACCGTCGGCCTGACGGGCGGCAGTGACCAGCAGCTGGATTTTCTCGCCGGGTATTCGGCGTTTGTCCAGAAATTGACCGGCGCTGAGCAACTGGTGATTCGAGCGCCAAAGCCCAAGGGCAGCGCGTCGAGCGTCGTGCAGGGAATCGAAGTGTACGTTCCGCTCGGCGGCCTCATCGACCCGGTCGTCGAGCGGGCGCGCTTGAGCAAGGAATTTGACCGCCTCGGTAAGCTGATTGCCGGAGCTGACGGTCGGCTGGCGAACCCGCAATTCGTCGCGTCCGCAAAACCCGAAATCGTCGATGCGGAACGACAGAAACTGGCTGACTTGCGCGACGCGCGCGAAAAGGTTGCGCGCTTCCTGACTGAAATTGAAGCTATGGGAGGGCATTCATGA